One segment of Tetrapisispora phaffii CBS 4417 chromosome 1, complete genome DNA contains the following:
- the SPT7 gene encoding SAGA histone acetyltransferase complex subunit SPT7 (similar to Saccharomyces cerevisiae SPT7 (YBR081C); ancestral locus Anc_3.307) → MVEMLEKEVAIVNYQKTNPKTLLKLTEKLNEERYFDAYLTPNQLIILENFLTIDDKDKKLQIWYALLDANIKLNVETVDEKERNEQESGKPFAKIDENINTEVRESQDIAHNNNADENTPNSDSMESEDLSKLDLEEFTQQIQGPEFIGNFSLKLRYVLWQCAVDLLYNRSSDFEDEQNDDDKDLLDYVLLENDDSIDEKNDAMPPNNLTFHNGITSNKDSRENYDEDSDYDFDAGDVDSKSSKPNDNDNDTIEDKVSDITVEFNEKGVLEINMKVSRSFFKNIRTNNIEKIIQNWDKIYHSFEYDQDTMLKRLRLEENDKLLENSKDKKRSHEDMVNDSDNTKSIKENEHQIVNGENNSNDDDKDINSRNDSKKPRQDSLNIPVSLSSANLSLKYLMASIQENKSKLNISDYELKHLITDVKKNRSKWSSDERIGQEELYEACEKVVIELRNLTEHSTPFLNKVSKREAPNYHQVIKKSMDLNTVLKKLKGFQYNSKQEFVDDIMLIWKNCLTYNSDPSHFLRRHAIAMQKKSLQLLPLIPDITIRNRADVERELENIDKDKDNDADEEEEDAAGSGRKGLTMGSHVLTNSLTQDANSITNENITTEIDSVNETADQNSLDKESIDNTVDRKENIANDTEPDNESTNDIEAQPSQTEDQEKNLDEEETETENKNEFDKKTKTEDSSTIDDVGAVEEADEDDEEDDEISNNESRSYISEKDDDKDDIEISLWKSLTAKLRADICIKRSDYFKDGLLNKETMAYLKDPKKMKTFHEIFDEFVIQKNEELTRKHKEQQSMMKNGFGTLIKQEDGENIPLVSNDDFNEDIIEREFNDFEVDNESFLKEYNIMNSMPTQLFQGISSKRLDKEENAIVQNILNESQHKPSVYMNNIKIGMSEKINENISLIQQIRHICHKISLIRLLQISAYNQNKSTAQDTLNSHIYKTNSIDNAFDLDPVSQLNTHDYKLNKDLITTIMHKSVSKVAMANGFESSQPNASAILSEIAGDYLSSLMKTMKIHKESNSLNQKTDNEILHLSLLENGISKPDDLYVYIDTEFVKKKKKLTDLKAKLETFLKELLRPTLQELSERNFDDQSQSFVTGDFASDLTGEDYFGFRELGLEREFGVLSSSVPLQFLTFQSNSSSIEAAVKVKKIQPDELDYHYKKVTKENIDDSSYTDLLKPLLKKSYDRTIEFHQKVAKLNSNNPTTEEIPEPHLELQAGTILEDDKMILKNKPGSKVRVPPTGKLTTTYKKKQVANAFFLPEVEESEKHLTDPSNGNGIHILNDDLFSDDADKTSNSSKEFSEYPSAHNNDDSELEKLFGGDDDNPLQSLKE, encoded by the coding sequence atggtAGAGATGTTAGAAAAGGAAGTTGCAATTGTAAACTATCAAAAGACAAATCCTAAAACATTACTAAAATTGACTGAGAAATTAAACGAAGAAAGATATTTTGATGCTTATCTAACTCCAAACCAGTTGATAATACTAGAGAACTTTTTGacaattgatgataaagataaaaaattacaaatcTGGTACGCATTGCTAGAtgcaaatataaaattgaatgTAGAAACTGTTGACGAAAAAGAAAGGAATGAACAAGAATCTGGGAAGCCATTTgcaaaaattgatgaaaatatcaatactGAGGTCCGAGAATCGCAAGACATTGCTCACAATAACAACGCTGATGAGAACACACCAAATAGTGATTCAATGGAAAGCGAAGATCTATCCAAATTAGATTTAGAAGAGTTCACTCAACAAATACAAGGTCCTGAATTCATTggtaatttttcattaaaactACGTTACGTCCTTTGGCAATGTGCTGTGGATCTACTATATAATCGTTCAAGTGACTTTGAGGACGAGcaaaatgatgatgataaagaCCTATTAGACTATGTCCTGctagaaaatgatgatagtatagatgaaaaaaatgatgcGATGCCTCCTAATAACTTAACCTTTCATAATGGTATTACATCAAATAAAGACTCTAGAGAGAACTACGATGAAGATAGTGATTATGATTTTGATGCTGGAGACGTTGATTCAAAGTCATCAAAGccaaatgataatgataatgatacaattgaagataaagtTTCGGATATTACCGTAGAATTCAATGAAAAGGGAGTGTTAGAAATTAATATGAAAGTGTCAAGAAGcttttttaaaaacataCGAACAAACAATATAGAAAAGATAATACAAAATTGGGACAAAATTTATCACAGTTTTGAGTATGACCAGGATACTATGCTAAAGAGACTAAGATTAGAGGAAAATGATAAACTATTGGAAAACTcgaaagataaaaaaagatcACATGAAGATATGGTAAATGATTCAGATAACACCAAAAGTATTAAGGAAAATGAACATCAAATAGTAAATGGTGAGaataatagtaatgatGACGATAAAGATATAAACTCTAGGAATGATAGCAAAAAACCAAGGCAAGactctttaaatattccaGTAAGTTTGAGCTCAGcaaatttatcattgaAGTATTTGATGGCTTCCAttcaagaaaataaatcaaaattaaatatatcagattatgaattaaaacatttaatcacagatgttaaaaaaaatagatcTAAATGGAGTTCTGACGAAAGAATTGGCCAGGAAGAACTTTATGAGGCCTGTGAAAAGGTTGTCATCGAACTACGTAATCTCACTGAACATTCAACACCATTTTTAAACAAAGTTAGTAAAAGAGAAGCTCCCAATTACCATCAAGTCATTAAAAAATCCATGGACTTGAATAcagttttaaaaaaattaaagggCTTCCAATATAATTCTAAACAAGAATTTGTTGATGATATAATGCtaatttggaaaaattgCTTAACCTATAATTCAGATCCTTCTCATTTTCTAAGGCGTCATGCAATAGCGATGCAGAAGAAGTCTCTTCAATTACTTCCTTTAATTCCAGATATAACTATTAGAAATAGAGCTGATGTCGAAAGAGAacttgaaaatattgataaagaCAAAGATAATGACGCAGAtgaagaggaagaagatgCAGCTGGATCAGGAAGGAAAGGATTGACTATGGGGTCCCATGTACTAACAAATTCCCTTACTCAGGACGCAAACAGCATCACAAATGAGAATATTACAACTGAGATTGACTCAGTTAATGAGACAGCTGATCAGAATAGCTTGGATAAAGAGAGTATAGACAACACTGTAGatagaaaagaaaatatagCAAATGATACAGAACCGGATAATGAATCGActaatgatattgaagCTCAACCGAGTCAGACAGAGGATCAAGAAAAGAACTtggatgaagaagaaactgaaactgaaaataaaaatgaatttgataagAAAACTAAAACGGAAGATAGTAGCACTATTGATGATGTAGGTGCAGTTGAAGAAGCGGACGAGGATGATGAAGAGGATGACGAAATATCCAATAACGAATCACGTTCTTATATATCAgaaaaagatgatgataaagatgatattgaaatatcattGTGGAAGTCATTGACTGCTAAATTAAGAGCTGATATTTGTATTAAGAGATCAGATTACTTCAAAGATGGATTGTTAAACAAAGAAACAATGGCCTACCTAAAAGACCccaaaaaaatgaaaacgtttcatgaaatttttgatgaatttgTAATCCagaaaaatgaagaattaaCTAGAAAGCACAAAGAGCAACAATCTATGATGAAGAATGGATTTGGGACTTTAATAAAGCAGGAGGATGGTGAAAATATTCCTTTAGTCAGtaatgatgattttaatgaGGATATCATTGAGAGGGAGTTTAATGATTTCGAGGTTGATAATGAATCATTtctaaaagaatataatattatgaaTTCGATGCCAACACAACTTTTCCAAGGTATCAGCTCAAAGAGATTGGATAAGGAAGAGAATGCTATTGTTCAGAATATCTTAAATGAAAGCCAGCACAAACCAAGTgtatatatgaataatatcaaaatcgGTATGtctgaaaaaattaatgaaaatatttcgtTGATTCAACAAATTCGTCATATCTGTCATAAAATTTCTCTTATTAGACTTCTACAAATATCTGCTTATAACCAAAACAAATCTACAGCACAAGACACGTTGAATTCTCATATTTATAAAACgaattcaattgataatgCTTTTGATTTAGATCCTGTATCTCAACTGAATACTCATGATTATAAGTTAAATAAAGATCTTATTACTACGATAATGCATAAATCAGTATCAAAAGTTGCAATGGCAAATGGTTTTGAATCATCTCAACCTAATGCCAGTGCTATTCTCTCTGAGATTGCTGGCGACTACCTATCGAGTTTAATGAAAACTATGAAAATTCATAAAGAGagtaattcattaaatcaaaaaacTGACAACGAAATTTTACATTTATCACTATTAGAAAATGGTATCAGTAAGCCAGATGatttatatgtatacaTTGACACTGAGTTTGtcaagaaaaagaaaaaactaACAGACTTAAAGGCTAAACTAgaaacatttttaaaagagtTATTAAGACCTACCTTACAAGAATTATCAGAACGTAACTTTGATGACCAAAGTCAAAGTTTTGTTACTGGTGATTTCGCCAGTGACCTTACCGGTGAAGATTACTTTGGATTTAGGGAACTAGGTTTAGAGAGAGAATTCGGTGTGTTAAGTTCGTCTGTCCCATTACAATTTCTGACGTTTCAatctaattcttcatcaatagAAGCAGCAGTTAAAGTCAAGAAAATTCAACCTGATGAATTGGATTACCATTACAAAAAGGTTactaaagaaaatattgatgataGCAGTTATACAGATCTTTTGAAACCGTTGCTAAAAAAATCATATGACCGTACCATTGAATTTCATCAGAAGGTGGCAAAACTAAACAGTAACAACCCAACCACAGAGGAAATACCTGAGCCCCACTTAGAATTACAAGCTGGAACAATATTGGAGGATGATAagatgattttgaaaaataaaccAGGTTCTAAAGTCAGAGTTCCACCTACAGGTAAACTCACTACCACCTATAAGAAAAAACAGGTTGCTAATGCATTTTTCTTGCCTGAAGTTGAAGAGAGTGAAAAACATTTAACAGACCCATCAAACGGTAATGGCATccatattttaaatgatgatCTATTTTCTGATGATGCGGACAAAACCTCTAACAGttcaaaagaattttcTGAATATCCTTCCGCTCacaataatgatgattcaGAACTAGAAAAGCTATTTGGGGGAGATGACGACAATCCCTTACAGTCACTAAAGGAATAG
- the TPHA0A03870 gene encoding uncharacterized protein (similar to Saccharomyces cerevisiae YOS9 (YDR057W); ancestral locus Anc_3.306), giving the protein MRLLPYLFCTLIAGLCSGLFMPLEDPLLLNKYSINYISLQAWEKSILSNETALTEGSIHDMGDSLKCYIPDSSNYNPSEEIAERNETELNKIMADNLEKGVKIIQETLTSCIIHPNGFWNYKYCPGDSLVQYHANSGSDHLLAYNLGRSPKRIQDRQYQLLYNEYGYYIGEFLDDGEYCEVTGYPRMTEIQYTCGPSNGPANFQWARETKTCVYEARINIPELCDLELLSLNDDKKTARPVICVKDFNINTSSSNATDADGSSSLNPGVINVLSAYDPTFLGYSFYLLTPKSAVINSEIKNRNLLMYTGAVSKYASLDELYAVLYQKASNAVSRMMFMKYLLLPDNKPFKEGDEFTWVADLVNMEGNRVYTLTFHINERLLVDIQKTEGVQFPEIGNFISYKRKGGKLIRLPRENKAPTANPIKKITSSQESHIVEEERNADETNNSVKVESSVKTQGFDKVITAEKKELINSDNQDVTSMNKKVNSIKSNSVSDLTIKSTTTIITTSVLASEFSSKEKSIDSTDKVNKIKNENIHKINDREKKPNKLESKNVKSELNTSKKPIENEINNKPTKTNENSNFVSLQNSHKSQATKDLGKEVTPASIISKSEAKKTTLASTQSKESDYTVHNVDSTIVHDEL; this is encoded by the coding sequence atgcGTTTACTCccatatttattttgtacTCTAATAGCTGGACTATGCAGTGGACTGTTTATGCCACTCGAGGATCCATTGTTActgaataaatattcaataaattatatttctttgcAAGCCTGGGAGAAATCTATACTCAGCAATGAAACTGCTTTGACTGAAGGGTCGATTCACGATATGGGTGACTCTTTGAAATGTTACATACCAGATTCATCCAATTACAATCCGTCTGAAGAAATTGCTGAGAGAAATGAGACggaattgaataaaattatgGCAGATAACTTAGAAAAGGGtgttaaaataattcaagAAACTTTAACATCATGTATTATTCACCCCAATGGATTTTGGAACTACAAATACTGTCCAGGTGACAGTTTAGTGCAATACCATGCCAATAGTGGTTCTGATCATTTATTGGCTTATAACTTAGGAAGATCACCCAAAAGAATTCAAGATAGACAGTACCagttattatataatgagTACGGCTATTACATTGGTGAATTTTTAGACGATGGTGAATACTGTGAAGTAACAGGTTACCCTAGAATGACAGAAATTCAATATACTTGTGGTCCAAGTAATGGTCCGGCCAATTTCCAATGGGCAAGGGAAACTAAAACCTGCGTTTATGAAGCAAGAATCAATATCCCTGAACTATGTGACCTAGAATTACTATCTTTAAACGACGACAAAAAGACTGCCAGACCAGTCATATGTGTTAAAGACTTTAACATTAATACTTCGAGTTCTAATGCTACTGATGCAGATGGATCTTCATCACTAAATCCAGGAGTTATTAACGTATTATCTGCCTATGACCCAACGTTCTTAGGCTACAGTTTCTATCTACTAACCCCCAAGAGCGCCGTAATAAATAGCGAGATTAAGAATAGAAATTTACTAATGTATACAGGAGCGGTAAGCAAATATGCATCTCTGGATGAGTTATATGCTGTTTTGTACCAAAAGGCAAGCAATGCTGTTAGCAGAATGATGTTCATGAAATACTTATTGCTACCGGACAATAAACCTTTCAAAGAAGGAGATGAATTTACGTGGGTGGCTGATCTCGTAAATATGGAAGGTAACAGAGTATACACCTTAACTTTTCATATCAATGAAAGATTATTAGTAGATATTCAGAAGACAGAAGGCGTTCAATTTCCTGAAATTGGAAACTTTATTAGctataaaagaaaaggaGGAAAGTTAATAAGATTACCTAGAGAAAATAAAGCTCCTACAGCGAACCctatcaaaaaaataacctCAAGCCAAGAAAGTCATATAGTAGAAGAGGAAAGAAACGCTGATGAAACGAATAATTCAGTTAAAGTAGAAAGTTCAGTTAAAACACAAGGCTTCGATAAGGTAATAACTGCTGAAAAGAAGGAATTGATCAACAGTGACAATCAAGATGTTACCTCTATGAACAAAAAAGTTAACTCGATAAAGAGTAATAGTGTATCTGATTTGACAATCAAGTCAACcactacaataataacCACCTCCGTTTTAGCATCAGAATTTTCATCGAAAGAAAAATCGATAGACTCTACCGATAAGGTGAATAAAATtaagaatgaaaatattcataaaataaatgatcgagaaaagaaaccaaataaattagaatcaaaaaatgtaaaatcGGAGCTAAACACTTCAAAGAAGCCtatagaaaatgaaattaataataaacctACAAAAACTAATGAAAACTCTAATTTTGTAAGCCTGCAGAATTCGCATAAATCTCAAGCAACTAAAGATTTAGGAAAGGAAGTAACACCAGCTTCCATTATATCAAAATCCGAGGCAAAGAAAACTACATTAGCGTCTACCCAGAGTAAGGAAAGTGATTATACTGTTCATAATGTAGATTCAACAATAGTACACGATGAGCTATAA
- the EMC10 gene encoding Emc10p (similar to Saccharomyces cerevisiae YDR056C; ancestral locus Anc_3.305): protein MYSSFLLCLCWYINLVLAEDILLYAKDLINQGNEGQLFAKIDYNELDKNATVIEVSDFDGKSTGPFCIYSKFQSSTKYDHLENKCFSFMNIVTPLHYLVDIEMHETSNSIHKISLLKNEDVDGIEVIVSYPEVAHEAPAGKLRKITKTYKDKKLEKNQPSQIVKETTEDEQQSWIQQNWKLLALGWVIYNVIMIGVKKTQEQGKEQLQNNAKTD from the coding sequence ATGTATTCGTCGTTTTTGTTGTGCTTGTGTTGGTATATTAATCTTGTACTCGCtgaagatatattattatacgCCAAGGATTTGATAAATCAAGGGAACGAAGGTCAATTATTTGCTAAAATTGATTACAATGAACTAGACAAGAATGCTACAGTCATAGAAGTATCAGATTTTGATGGTAAGTCAACAGGACCTTTTTGTATTTACTCTAAATTCCAAAGTTCTACCAAATATGATCATTTAGAGAATAAATGTTTCAGTTTCATGAATATAGTGACCCCATTGCATTATCTTGTAGATATCGAGATGCATGAAACTAGCAATAGCATTCACAAAATATCTCTATTAAAGAACGAAGATGTTGACGGGATTGAAGTCATAGTATCATATCCAGAGGTCGCACATGAAGCTCCAGCTGGAAAGTTAAGAAAAATCACTAAAACTTACAAAGATAAAAAGTTGGAAAAAAATCAACCATCTCAAATAGTGAAAGAGACTACAGAAGATGAACAGCAATCGTGGATTCAACAAAACTGGAAATTGCTAGCATTGGGTTGGGTCATTTACAATGTAATCATGATAGGAGTGAAAAAAACCCAGGAACAAGGTAAGGAACAATTACAGAATAACGCTAAAACAGATTGA
- the SEC18 gene encoding AAA family ATPase SEC18 (similar to Saccharomyces cerevisiae SEC18 (YBR080C); ancestral locus Anc_3.304) — translation MDRFKLPSFGKASITHSAPDMSNVDFATHQLLVGNCPNNSYALANVAAVSPNDFPDNIYVMVDNLFVFTTKHSKELPPGTIGLNGNQRTWGGWSLNQEIQARAFELFKYSGKHSYIGTMDVEISFRTRGKAVSTPFDQDELAQHFLKLFESQIFSPTQYLIFEFKGFIFDINIRNIQMIDLGDVDASSPSVTGIEAKGILTKQTQLNFFKGKDGLVNLKSSNSLRPRSDAVIRSDFKFEDLGVGGLDKEFTKIFRRAFASRIFPPAVIEKLGITHVKGLLLYGPPGTGKTLIARKIGTMLNAREPKIVNGPEILSKYVGSSEENIRNLFKDAETEYRAKGDESSLHIIIFDELDSVFKQRGSRGDGTGVGDNVVNQLLAKMDGVDQLNNILVIGMTNRKDLIDSALLRPGRFEVQVEIHLPDEKGRLQIFEIQTKKMRENNMMDKDVNLAELAALTKNFSGAEIEGLVKSASSFAINKTVNIGKGATKLNTKDIAALKVTREDFLNSLNEVTPAFGISEEDLKSCVDNGIIKFSERIEAILKHGDRYVRQIRESEKTRLVSLLIHGPAGSGKTALAAAIALKSEFPFIRLISPNDLVGMSENAKVAYIDNTFRDAYKSPLNILVIDSIETLVDWVPIGPRFSNNILQILKVVLKRKPPQDRRLLIMTTTSSYAVLQQMDILGCFDNEIAVPNMSTLDEFNNVMIDTNFLDDAKRVQVINQLSQIAPKINCGIRKVLTNLETAKHDEDPVNEIVDLMATSS, via the coding sequence atggATAGATTTAAATTGCCTTCATTTGGCAAAGCCTCCATCACCCATTCTGCACCGGATATGTCTAATGTCGATTTTGCAACACATCAGTTATTAGTTGGTAATTGCccaaataattcatatgCGTTAGCAAATGTTGCGGCAGTATCACCTAATGATTTCCCAGACAATATTTATGTCATGgttgataatttatttgtttttacTACAAAACACTCCAAAGAATTACCACCGGGTACAATTGGGTTAAATGGTAATCAACGTACGTGGGGTGGTTGGTCTCTGAATCAAGAAATCCAGGCAAGAGCgtttgaattatttaaatattcagGTAAACATTCATACATAGGTACAATGGATGTTGAAATATCTTTCAGAACAAGAGGTAAGGCTGTAAGTACTCCATTTGATCAAGACGAATTAGCACAACactttttgaaattattcGAATCTCAGATATTCTCCCCAActcaatatttgatatttgaatttaaaggATTTATATTCGACATCaatattagaaatattcaaatgattGATTTAGGTGATGTTGATGCATCTTCACCAAGTGTTACTGGAATCGAAGCTAAAGGTATTTTAACTAAACAGACACAActaaatttctttaaaggTAAAGATGGTTTGGTTAACTTAAAATCCTCTAATTCATTGAGACCAAGATCCGATGCTGTCATCAGAtctgattttaaatttgaagatttagGTGTTGGTGGTTTAGATAAAGAATTTACTAAGATTTTCAGAAGAGCTTTTGCTAGTAGAATTTTCCCTCCTGcagttattgaaaaattaggTATTACGCATGTTAAAGGTTTACTGTTATACGGTCCACCGGGTACTGGTAAAACATTGATTGCCAGAAAAATTGGTACTATGTTAAATGCCAGGGAACCAAAAATTGTTAACGGTCCAGAAATTTTAAGTAAATATGTTGGTTCCTCTGAAGAGAATATTCGTAACTTATTCAAAGATGCAGAAACTGAATATAGAGCTAAAGGTGATGAATCATCCTtacatattattatttttgatgaGTTAGATTCTGTTTTCAAACAAAGAGGTTCCAGGGGTGACGGTACTGGTGTCGGTGATAATGTAGTTAATCAATTGTTAGCTAAAATGGATGGTGTCgatcaattgaataatatcttAGTCATTGGTATGACTAATCGTAAAGATTTGATTGATAGTGCTTTACTGCGTCCGGGTAGATTTGAAGTTCAAGTTGAAATTCATTTGCCAGACGAGAAAGGTAGActtcaaatttttgaaattcagACAAAGAAAATGAGAGAAAATAACATGATGGATAAAGATGTTAACTTAGCAGAATTAGCTGCATTAACTAAGAATTTTTCTGGTGCAGAAATTGAAGGTTTAGTTAAGAGTGCAAGTTCTTTTGCTATTAACAAAACTGTTAATATTGGTAAAGGTGCTACAAAGTTAAATACTAAAGATATTGCAGCTTTAAAGGTTACGAGAGAGGActttttgaattcattaaatgaagTTACTCCAGCCTTTGGTATCAGTGAAGAAGATTTGAAATCTTGTGTTGACAATGGtataatcaaattttcAGAAAGAATTGAAGCCATTTTAAAACATGGTGACAGATATGTTCGCCAAATCCGTGAAAGTGAGAAAACTCGTCttgtttcattattaatacaTGGTCCTGCAGGTTCAGGTAAAACTGCGCTAGCTGCTGCCATTGCCTTAAAATCTGAATTTCCATTCATTAGATTAATCTCTCCAAATGATTTAGTTGGTATGTCAGAGAATGCTAAGGTTGCGTATATTGATAATACTTTCAGAGATGCGTATAAATCTccattgaatattttagtCATTGACTCTATTGAAACATTGGTTGATTGGGTTCCAATTGGTCCTAGATTTTCtaacaatattttacaaattttaaaagttgTATTGAAGAGAAAACCTCCACAAGATCGtagattattaattatgACAACCACCAGTTCATATGCAGTTTTACAACAAATGGATATTTTAGGTTGTTTTGATAACGAAATTGCTGTTCCAAATATGAGCACATTagatgaatttaataacgTAATGATCGATACAAACTTCTTAGATGATGCTAAGAGAGTCCAGGTTATCAACCAATTATCTCAAATCGCTCCAAAAATCAACTGTGGCATTAGAAAAGTTTTGACGAATTTAGAAACTGCTAAACATGACGAAGATCCAGTGAACGAAATTGTTGATTTGATGGCTACATCTTCGTGA
- the TPHA0A03900 gene encoding uncharacterized protein (similar to Saccharomyces cerevisiae ECM33 (YBR078W) and PST1 (YDR055W); ancestral locus Anc_3.302), protein MQVKSVLASALVVSSALAASNSTASVPSSCSISSTATATAQSDLDKFAGCSTIAGNLLISGDLGSAALSNVQKINGDLTIFNATNLYSFSADSLVTITGDLTLQQLTLLASANLPSLSSVNSITLITLPAIETFTSNLKTANTIYVSDTTLESVDAFASLKSAKSFNINNNRQLTSVISSLESVSDALEFSYNGDAAVVAFDSLVWANNITLRDVASASFSSLQNVNASLGIYNNTLTNFTLANLTKVGASLSFTNNNELTSLDCSNLTSVGGGFVIANNTDLATIDGFSSLQTVGGAIQVIGNYSSLDLSSLKSVRGGADFESSASNFTCSALNKLSSNGAIQGDSFVCKNGATSTSVSLSATSSSRSSSSSGSSASSSSSSTKSSSSSSSKSSKGAAVSFAPASNFMGAVAAVALALL, encoded by the coding sequence atgcAAGTTAAGTCTGTGCTAGCTTCTGCTTTAGTAGTTTCATCTGCTTTAGCTGCTTCTAACTCTACCGCAAGTGTTCCATCTTCATGTTCTATTTCTTCCACTGCTACTGCTACTGCTCAATCTGATTTAGACAAATTTGCTGGTTGTTCGACTATCGCTGGTAATTTACTTATCTCTGGTGACTTAGGTTCTGCTGCTTTGAGTAACGTTCAGAAAATTAACGGTGATCTAACTATCTTTAATGCTACTAACTTGTACTCTTTTTCTGCTGACTCTTTAGTTACTATTACTGGTGATTTGACTTTGCAACAATTAACTCTGTTAGCTAGCGCTAATTTACCTTCTTTATCCTCTGTGAACTCCATCACTTTGATCACTTTGCCAGCTATTGAAACTTTCACTTCTAATCTAAAAACTGCTAACACTATTTACGTTTCTGACACCACTTTAGAAAGCGTCGATGCCTTCGCTTCTTTGAAATCTGCTAAGAGTTTCAAcatcaacaacaacagaCAATTAACCTCtgttatttcttctttagaATCCGTTTCTGATGCTTTGGAATTTTCTTACAACGGTGATGCTGCTGTTGTTGCCTTCGACAGTTTAGTTTGGGCTAATAACATTACTTTAAGAGATGTTGCTTCCGCTTCTTTCAGCTCTTTACAAAATGTCAACGCTTCTCTAGGTATTTACAACAATACTTTAACTAACTTCACTTTAGCTAACTTAACTAAAGTCGGTGCTTCTTTATCATTCACTAACAACAACGAATTAACTAGTCTTGACTGTTCTAACTTAACTTCCGTTGGTGGTGGTTTTGTTATCGCTAACAACACTGATCTAGCCACCATTGATGGTTTCAGCAGCCTACAAACCGTCGGCGGTGCCATTCAAGTTATCGGTAACTACAGTTCTTTAGATTTATCTTCATTGAAGTCTGTTAGAGGTGGTGCTGATTTCGAATCAAGCGCTTCTAACTTCACTTGCTCTGCTTTGAACAAATTGAGTTCTAACGGTGCTATTCAAGGTGACTCTTTCGTTTGTAAGAACGGTGCTACTTCTACTTCCGTCAGTTTATCTGCTACCTCCAGCTCCcgttcttcttcatcatccGGTTCTTCTGCTTCCAGCTCTAGTTCTTCCACTAAGTCTAGCTCCAGCTCCAGCTCTAAATCCTCTAAAGGCGCTGCTGTTTCCTTCGCTCCAGCTTCCAATTTCATGGGTGCTGTTGCTGCCGTTGCTTTAGCTCTATTATAA